From a region of the Castor canadensis chromosome 7, mCasCan1.hap1v2, whole genome shotgun sequence genome:
- the Mcmbp gene encoding mini-chromosome maintenance complex-binding protein isoform X1, translating into MPCGEDWLSHPLGIVQGFFAQNGLNPDWEKKVIEYFKEKLKENNAPKWVPSLNEVPLHYLKPNSFVKFRCMIQDMFDPEFYMGVYETVNQNTKTRVLHFGKYRDIAECGPQQELDLNSPRSTTLERQTFYCVPVPGESTWVKEAYVNANQARVSPSTSYTPSRHKRSYEDDEDMDLQPNKQKDQHPGARQAGSVSGFQWCGEPKRLETEASTGQQLNSLNLSSPFDLNFPLPGEKGPACLVKVYEDWDCFKVNDVLELYGVLSVDPVLSILNNDERDASALLDPMECTDTAEEQRVHSPPASLVPRIHVILAQKLQHINPLLPACLNKEESRTCKFVSSFMSELSPVRAELLGFLTHALLGDSLAAEYLILHLISTVYTRRDVLPLGKFTVNLSGCPRNSTFTEHLYRIIQHLVPASFRLQMTIENMNHLKFIPHKDYAANRLVSGLLQLPDNTSLVIDETLLEQGQLDTPGVHNVTALSNLITWQKVDYDFSYHQMEFPCNINVLITSEGRSLLPADCQVHLQPQLIPPNMEEHMSSLLTAVLPSVLNKFRVYLTLLRFLDYSISDEVTKAVEDDFVEMRKNDPQSITADDLHQLLVVARFLSLSAGQTTLSRERWLRAKQLESSRRNRLQQQKCVNGNEL; encoded by the exons CCCAAAATGGACTTAATCCTGACTGGGAGAAGAAAGTTATTGAATACTTCAAGGAAAAGCTGAAGGAAAATAATGCTCCTAAATGG GTACCATCATTGAATGAAGTTCCACTTCATTATTTGAAACCTAACAGTTTTGTGAAATTTCGTTGCATGATTCAGGATATGTTTGACCCCGAATTTTACATGGGAGTTTATGAAACAGTtaaccaaaacacaaaaacacgt GttcttcattttggaaaatacagaGATATAGCAGAGTGTGGG CCTCAGCAAGAACTTGATTTGAACTCTCCGCGATCTACCACTTTGGAAAGACAGACTTTCTACTGTGTTCCAGTGCCTGGAGAGTCTACATGGGTAAAAGAA GCCTATGTCAATGCAAATCAAGCCCGAGTCAGTCCTTCCACGTCCTATACTCCCAGTCGTCACAAGAGGAGTTATGAAGATGATGAAGATATGGATCTCCAGCCCAATAAACAGAAAGACCAGCACCCAGGTGCCAGGCAAGCAG GGAGTGTCAGTGGCTTTCAGTGGTGTGGAGAGCCAAAACGTTTGGAAACGGAAGCTTCCACTGGGCAACAGTTGAACTCCTTAAACCTCTCTTCTCCTTTTGACCTGAACTTTCCACTTCCAGGAGAGAAGGGCCCTGCTTGCCTTGTGAAG GTATATGAAGATTGGGATTGCTTCAAAGTAAATGATGTTCTTGAGTTATATGGTGTGCTATCTGTGGATCCTGTGCTGAGTATACTGAATAATGATGAAAG GGATGCCTCTGCATTGCTGGATCCCATGGAGTGCACAGACACAGCCGAGGAACAGAGGGTACATAGTCCTCCTGCTTCGTTAGTGCCAAGGATTCATGTGATTTTAGCCCAGAAGCTGCAGCACATCAACCCACTGCTACCTGCTTGCCTTAACAAAGAGGAGAGCAGAACCTGTAAGT TTGTATCGAGTTTCATGTCCGAGTTGTCTCCAGTCAGAGCAGAACTGCTTGGGTTCCTCACTCATGCCCTTTTGGGAGACAGTCTGGCTGCAGAGTACCTTATACTACATCTCATCTCTACCGT atatacAAGAAGAGATGTCCTTCCACTAGGAAAATTTACAGTTAACTTGAGTGGTTGCCCACGGAATAGTACCTTCACAGAACACTTATATCGAATTATTCAACATCTTGTTCCAGCA TCTTTTCGTCTGCAGATGACGATCGAGAACATGAACCATCTGAAATTCATTCCCCACAAAGACTACGCGGCCAATCGCTTGGTCAGTGGGCTCCTCCAGCTGCCCGACAACACTTCCCTTGTCATCGACGAGACTCTCCTGGAGCAGGGACAACTGGACACCCCAG GTGTTCACAATGTCACTGCCCTGAGCAACCTGATAACTTGGCAGAAGGTGGACTATGACTTCAGTTACCACCAGATGGAATTCCCTTGCAACATCAACGTTCTCATCACCTCGGAAGGGAGGTCCCTCCTCCCG GCAGACTGCCAGGTCCACCTGCAGCCCCAGCTCATCCCACCCAACATGGAGGAGCACATGAGCAGCCTCCTGACCGCTGTGCTGCCGTCCGTGCTGAACAAGTTCCGTGTCTACCTGACCCTGCTCCGCTTCCTGGACTACAGCATATCAGACGAGGTCACCAAG GCAGTTGAAGATGACTTTGTGGAGATGCGGAAGAACGACCCTCAGAGTATCACCGCTGATGATCTCCACCAGTTGCTCGTGGTTGCTCG GTTTCTGTCTCTCAGTGCTGGTCAGACAA
- the Mcmbp gene encoding mini-chromosome maintenance complex-binding protein isoform X2, protein MPCGEDWLSHPLGIVQGFFAQNGLNPDWEKKVIEYFKEKLKENNAPKWVPSLNEVPLHYLKPNSFVKFRCMIQDMFDPEFYMGVYETVNQNTKTRVLHFGKYRDIAECGPQQELDLNSPRSTTLERQTFYCVPVPGESTWVKEAYVNANQARVSPSTSYTPSRHKRSYEDDEDMDLQPNKQKDQHPGARQAGSVSGFQWCGEPKRLETEASTGQQLNSLNLSSPFDLNFPLPGEKGPACLVKVYEDWDCFKVNDVLELYGVLSVDPVLSILNNDERDASALLDPMECTDTAEEQRVHSPPASLVPRIHVILAQKLQHINPLLPACLNKEESRTFVSSFMSELSPVRAELLGFLTHALLGDSLAAEYLILHLISTVYTRRDVLPLGKFTVNLSGCPRNSTFTEHLYRIIQHLVPASFRLQMTIENMNHLKFIPHKDYAANRLVSGLLQLPDNTSLVIDETLLEQGQLDTPGVHNVTALSNLITWQKVDYDFSYHQMEFPCNINVLITSEGRSLLPADCQVHLQPQLIPPNMEEHMSSLLTAVLPSVLNKFRVYLTLLRFLDYSISDEVTKAVEDDFVEMRKNDPQSITADDLHQLLVVARFLSLSAGQTTLSRERWLRAKQLESSRRNRLQQQKCVNGNEL, encoded by the exons CCCAAAATGGACTTAATCCTGACTGGGAGAAGAAAGTTATTGAATACTTCAAGGAAAAGCTGAAGGAAAATAATGCTCCTAAATGG GTACCATCATTGAATGAAGTTCCACTTCATTATTTGAAACCTAACAGTTTTGTGAAATTTCGTTGCATGATTCAGGATATGTTTGACCCCGAATTTTACATGGGAGTTTATGAAACAGTtaaccaaaacacaaaaacacgt GttcttcattttggaaaatacagaGATATAGCAGAGTGTGGG CCTCAGCAAGAACTTGATTTGAACTCTCCGCGATCTACCACTTTGGAAAGACAGACTTTCTACTGTGTTCCAGTGCCTGGAGAGTCTACATGGGTAAAAGAA GCCTATGTCAATGCAAATCAAGCCCGAGTCAGTCCTTCCACGTCCTATACTCCCAGTCGTCACAAGAGGAGTTATGAAGATGATGAAGATATGGATCTCCAGCCCAATAAACAGAAAGACCAGCACCCAGGTGCCAGGCAAGCAG GGAGTGTCAGTGGCTTTCAGTGGTGTGGAGAGCCAAAACGTTTGGAAACGGAAGCTTCCACTGGGCAACAGTTGAACTCCTTAAACCTCTCTTCTCCTTTTGACCTGAACTTTCCACTTCCAGGAGAGAAGGGCCCTGCTTGCCTTGTGAAG GTATATGAAGATTGGGATTGCTTCAAAGTAAATGATGTTCTTGAGTTATATGGTGTGCTATCTGTGGATCCTGTGCTGAGTATACTGAATAATGATGAAAG GGATGCCTCTGCATTGCTGGATCCCATGGAGTGCACAGACACAGCCGAGGAACAGAGGGTACATAGTCCTCCTGCTTCGTTAGTGCCAAGGATTCATGTGATTTTAGCCCAGAAGCTGCAGCACATCAACCCACTGCTACCTGCTTGCCTTAACAAAGAGGAGAGCAGAACCT TTGTATCGAGTTTCATGTCCGAGTTGTCTCCAGTCAGAGCAGAACTGCTTGGGTTCCTCACTCATGCCCTTTTGGGAGACAGTCTGGCTGCAGAGTACCTTATACTACATCTCATCTCTACCGT atatacAAGAAGAGATGTCCTTCCACTAGGAAAATTTACAGTTAACTTGAGTGGTTGCCCACGGAATAGTACCTTCACAGAACACTTATATCGAATTATTCAACATCTTGTTCCAGCA TCTTTTCGTCTGCAGATGACGATCGAGAACATGAACCATCTGAAATTCATTCCCCACAAAGACTACGCGGCCAATCGCTTGGTCAGTGGGCTCCTCCAGCTGCCCGACAACACTTCCCTTGTCATCGACGAGACTCTCCTGGAGCAGGGACAACTGGACACCCCAG GTGTTCACAATGTCACTGCCCTGAGCAACCTGATAACTTGGCAGAAGGTGGACTATGACTTCAGTTACCACCAGATGGAATTCCCTTGCAACATCAACGTTCTCATCACCTCGGAAGGGAGGTCCCTCCTCCCG GCAGACTGCCAGGTCCACCTGCAGCCCCAGCTCATCCCACCCAACATGGAGGAGCACATGAGCAGCCTCCTGACCGCTGTGCTGCCGTCCGTGCTGAACAAGTTCCGTGTCTACCTGACCCTGCTCCGCTTCCTGGACTACAGCATATCAGACGAGGTCACCAAG GCAGTTGAAGATGACTTTGTGGAGATGCGGAAGAACGACCCTCAGAGTATCACCGCTGATGATCTCCACCAGTTGCTCGTGGTTGCTCG GTTTCTGTCTCTCAGTGCTGGTCAGACAA